AACCAGTATCCACAACAAATGTCTTTACTGTGTGGTATCCCACAGTGCACTGCACCGAATTTACTCCAAGAAACCCACGCTCTCTGATCAGGTGATACCAAGTAGTgtcatgtgtatttattgtttgtgaCACAGTTGTATTGAGGTATTCTTTGTGCTCTCCCAGGTTGTTGTAAACTATAAGAATGCAGACCTCACTGTGAGGGAGCGCGCCATGCTGGACTTTGCTATGGCCGTGTGTCGTAGCGACACCATCACGGAGAAGCATTTTCAAGCGCTGGAGGAGGTTGGCTTTGACCGTGAGGATGCCTGGGACATCGCTGCCATCGCTGCCTTCTTTGCCATGTCCAACCGTCTCGCCCACCTCACAGATATGAGTCCTAACAAAGAGTTTTACAACATGGGCCGTGTCCCACGAGACAAACATAAGGAGAAAACAGGGGAcgacaaataattaaaaaaaattaaaaagtgttaGTGAGAAAAGGATACTCTCACCTGTGACGTGCTTGCACTGGAATCACTGAGCctgtgtcagggttggggtcaattataattgtaattgcataatagagaaatgaatcacaattaacgcaactgtaactgtaattgaaaaaacctgttgtaatcataattgaattgtgattgagttcagataactgactttataattgtaattgcatggAAATTGTGTTAAAACTACAGTTTGATTAAAACGCAAAACTGAGGAAGCAAGTTAAAGTCCTaaggcttacacatatgtagttaacaattcttaaaatgtg
The genomic region above belongs to Gouania willdenowi chromosome 10, fGouWil2.1, whole genome shotgun sequence and contains:
- the LOC114470665 gene encoding uncharacterized protein LOC114470665, which codes for MACILVSKLFRPSALTRLVSVRCRGAAVGVTGMRSCSSNNPPETVSRYPVPEKQDLPSDLVEVMEEVEEKGGFLPNVFKALSHRPGEFRAFFTYYNELMDKETGGLTKADRELIVVATSIHNKCLYCVVSHSALHRIYSKKPTLSDQVVVNYKNADLTVRERAMLDFAMAVCRSDTITEKHFQALEEVGFDREDAWDIAAIAAFFAMSNRLAHLTDMSPNKEFYNMGRVPRDKHKEKTGDDK